In Fructilactobacillus cliffordii, a single genomic region encodes these proteins:
- a CDS encoding polyprenyl synthetase family protein, giving the protein MDKLTHVLPPQLQTDLHAVEQRLLQLNVENPTQKAALQKLITGSGKMLRATFVLLASTWGPETPDRDRVINAAAAVEVIHLASLVHDDVIDDATIRRGQPTLNSQFGEQTAIYLGDYLFTKYFELLLSYSTDFTNLEYCVTAMKAVLAGEIQQTELNFNLHRTEADYLRAVQGKTNELFRISFGQGARLAGADYATAQTAEELGNQIGFAFQILNDLTDFRVDPKTGLPRLNDVQEGTYTLPIIKTLASDRGPELAVLLKKDHLELGDLNLIVQLVTESGGLAAAQTIGENYVHASLQLLDQLPQNSSTRLLRKLLHRVFSTL; this is encoded by the coding sequence ATGGATAAACTAACTCACGTTTTGCCCCCACAACTCCAAACCGATTTACATGCGGTGGAACAGCGCCTACTCCAGTTAAACGTCGAAAATCCCACCCAAAAAGCAGCCCTGCAAAAGTTAATTACCGGTAGTGGGAAAATGTTACGGGCCACATTTGTCCTCCTGGCCAGTACCTGGGGACCGGAAACTCCCGACCGTGACCGGGTAATCAACGCAGCGGCGGCGGTCGAGGTCATTCATTTGGCATCCCTCGTGCACGATGACGTCATTGACGACGCCACCATCCGCCGGGGGCAACCGACCCTGAACTCTCAGTTTGGGGAACAAACAGCCATCTACCTAGGTGATTACCTTTTTACCAAGTACTTTGAACTGCTCTTGAGCTATTCAACTGATTTTACCAACCTGGAATACTGTGTCACTGCCATGAAAGCCGTGCTAGCCGGAGAAATTCAACAAACGGAATTAAACTTTAACTTGCACCGGACGGAAGCCGACTACTTGCGTGCCGTCCAAGGGAAAACGAACGAGCTATTTCGGATTAGCTTTGGGCAGGGCGCTCGATTAGCCGGTGCTGATTACGCGACCGCTCAAACGGCTGAAGAATTGGGCAATCAAATTGGCTTTGCCTTTCAAATTTTGAACGACTTAACTGACTTTCGGGTGGATCCTAAAACCGGGTTACCCCGCCTGAATGATGTCCAGGAAGGGACCTACACCCTCCCGATTATTAAAACGCTGGCTAGCGACCGGGGTCCTGAATTAGCCGTCCTATTAAAAAAAGACCACCTCGAACTTGGTGATCTTAATCTAATTGTTCAGTTAGTAACGGAAAGTGGTGGACTAGCAGCCGCTCAAACCATTGGGGAAAACTACGTTCATGCGTCCTTACAACTGTTAGACCAGTTGCCCCAAAACTCGAGTACCAGACTGCTCCGTAAGTTACTACACCGTGTGTTTTCCACGCTCTAA
- a CDS encoding MFS transporter codes for MEIHKRRLSWSLYFNYFIHGFALIILAQNMTSLATSWQTTIAVVSYVMSGVGIGRLIAYPLTGLLADRLSRKLFVYLGMVGYLIFALGMVLTPNLVIAYGLAIIAGMSNSALDTGTYTTLVELNDGNGAGTVLIKAFMSAGEFILPLIVVALHDHRWWYGWAFVLMALLLVVNLVNLIPLHFPKVQSGVTTEATSVQPVLTRNRRGIVTALLLVYGFTSMAVMICFTQWITLFAQQSLHFSTGLAHLLLSLYSIGSISGVLVLYWLLKRQVAEKLLLVLLNGGALVSLLMVSWGQLPLVVAIGGILFGFCAAGGVMQTGLTLFMKLYPRHRGLVTGLFYFFGSLASLLVPLLSGWLSRTSIRSAFSADVLVAALGVGLTLVTFLLLRKED; via the coding sequence ATGGAAATTCATAAACGGCGGTTAAGCTGGAGCTTATACTTCAATTATTTCATTCATGGGTTTGCACTGATTATTTTAGCCCAAAATATGACCAGTTTAGCGACTAGCTGGCAGACCACGATTGCGGTGGTCTCCTACGTTATGTCGGGAGTTGGGATTGGGCGGTTAATCGCTTATCCGTTGACCGGTTTGCTCGCTGACCGACTGAGTCGCAAGCTCTTTGTTTATCTTGGGATGGTCGGGTACCTGATTTTTGCCCTCGGCATGGTCTTAACGCCTAATTTAGTGATTGCGTACGGACTAGCTATTATTGCCGGGATGTCCAATTCAGCTTTAGATACGGGAACATACACCACGTTGGTGGAGTTAAACGATGGTAACGGAGCCGGAACGGTTTTAATCAAGGCGTTTATGTCAGCCGGAGAATTCATCCTACCGTTAATTGTGGTTGCCTTACACGATCATCGCTGGTGGTATGGTTGGGCCTTTGTTCTAATGGCACTTTTGTTAGTTGTTAACCTAGTTAATTTAATTCCGTTGCATTTCCCCAAGGTCCAATCAGGTGTTACTACGGAAGCTACGAGCGTCCAACCAGTATTGACCCGCAACCGGCGGGGGATAGTGACAGCGCTCCTCCTAGTCTACGGGTTTACCTCCATGGCGGTGATGATCTGTTTCACGCAGTGGATTACCCTTTTTGCCCAGCAAAGTCTGCACTTTTCCACCGGATTGGCCCACTTATTACTGTCGCTATACAGCATCGGTTCAATCAGCGGGGTATTGGTGTTGTACTGGCTGTTAAAACGCCAAGTAGCAGAAAAATTACTGTTAGTCCTTCTTAATGGAGGAGCTTTGGTTTCATTGCTGATGGTTAGTTGGGGTCAACTGCCGTTGGTCGTGGCAATTGGCGGTATTCTCTTTGGCTTTTGTGCCGCAGGTGGAGTAATGCAAACTGGTCTGACGCTCTTCATGAAACTATATCCGCGCCATCGTGGGTTGGTAACCGGATTGTTCTACTTTTTCGGGAGTTTAGCGTCATTGTTAGTCCCACTATTGAGTGGCTGGCTCTCCCGAACCAGCATTCGGAGTGCTTTTAGTGCTGATGTGCTGGTGGCAGCCTTGGGAGTAGGCTTAACGCTTGTTACGTTTTTATTATTACGCAAGGAGGATTAA
- a CDS encoding Nramp family divalent metal transporter: MAEEQKKHHLVEYANGKSLDEINGSIEVPKNIGFWKTLFMYSGPGALVAVGYMDPGNWATSITGGQNFQFMLMSIILISSLIAMLLQYMAAKLGIVTQMDLAQAIRARTSKGLGIVLWIMTELAIMATDIAEVIGGAIALYLLFGIPIVWAVMITVLDVLVLLLLTSIGFRKIEALVVALILVIFLVFAYEVALSKPDWLGVLKGLVPSLDTIKEKPVVHGMTPLTGTLGIIGATVMPHNLYLHSAIAQTRKIDHSDEDDIARGVKFSAFDSNIQLSMAFFVNALLLIMGVAVFKSGVVEDTSFFGLYDALKNPAFMTNGLLAGVAKTGILSTLFAVALLASGQNSTITGTLTGQVIMEGFVHMRMPLWARRLVTRLLSIIPVLLCVLMSAGKPELAQHADINNLMENSQVFLAIALPFSMLPVLMFTNSPVEMHGKRFVNSWWIKICGWVSVITLVFLNIYNMPSAVQGFFGDNPSASQVTLANGIAWTVNIFILALLAWVLYDIIRSDKKLEAKHEAQADAE, from the coding sequence ATGGCAGAAGAACAAAAGAAACACCATTTAGTTGAATATGCGAACGGCAAATCACTAGATGAGATCAACGGTTCCATCGAAGTTCCGAAGAACATTGGCTTTTGGAAAACCTTGTTCATGTATTCAGGACCAGGAGCACTGGTAGCGGTGGGGTACATGGATCCCGGAAACTGGGCGACGTCCATCACTGGGGGACAAAACTTCCAATTCATGCTGATGTCCATCATCTTGATTTCAAGTTTGATTGCGATGTTGCTACAATACATGGCAGCTAAACTTGGGATCGTGACCCAAATGGATTTAGCCCAAGCAATTCGAGCCCGGACTAGTAAAGGACTCGGAATTGTACTTTGGATTATGACTGAGTTAGCGATTATGGCAACTGATATCGCGGAAGTTATCGGGGGTGCGATTGCCCTCTACTTACTGTTCGGGATTCCGATTGTCTGGGCGGTAATGATTACCGTACTGGACGTGTTGGTCTTGTTGCTATTAACCTCGATTGGATTTAGAAAGATTGAAGCCCTTGTCGTTGCTTTGATTTTAGTAATTTTCTTAGTCTTTGCTTACGAAGTGGCCTTGTCTAAACCAGACTGGTTAGGCGTTTTAAAGGGCTTGGTTCCTAGCTTAGACACGATTAAGGAAAAACCAGTAGTGCACGGAATGACGCCGTTAACCGGGACGTTAGGGATTATCGGGGCAACGGTGATGCCCCATAACTTGTACTTGCACTCTGCGATTGCCCAAACGCGGAAAATCGATCACAGTGACGAAGATGATATTGCTCGTGGCGTGAAATTCTCCGCCTTTGATTCCAACATCCAGTTATCAATGGCTTTCTTCGTGAACGCCCTCCTCTTAATCATGGGGGTGGCCGTCTTCAAATCTGGAGTAGTGGAAGATACTTCCTTCTTCGGATTGTACGATGCTTTGAAGAACCCGGCCTTTATGACCAACGGGTTACTGGCTGGAGTTGCTAAAACGGGGATTCTTTCTACGTTGTTTGCGGTGGCCTTGTTAGCTTCCGGACAAAACTCGACGATTACGGGAACCTTAACCGGTCAAGTAATCATGGAAGGATTCGTCCACATGCGGATGCCGTTGTGGGCCCGGCGGTTAGTAACTCGGTTGCTTTCCATCATCCCAGTGTTACTCTGTGTCTTGATGTCAGCTGGAAAACCAGAATTGGCACAACATGCGGACATCAACAACCTGATGGAAAACTCCCAGGTCTTTCTGGCGATTGCTTTGCCATTTTCAATGTTACCAGTGCTGATGTTTACGAATAGCCCAGTTGAAATGCACGGGAAACGCTTCGTGAACTCTTGGTGGATTAAGATCTGTGGTTGGGTTTCTGTAATTACCTTAGTGTTCTTGAACATTTACAACATGCCGAGTGCGGTGCAAGGATTCTTCGGGGATAACCCATCAGCCAGTCAAGTGACGTTGGCTAACGGAATTGCCTGGACGGTTAACATCTTCATCTTGGCCTTATTAGCTTGGGTTCTGTACGATATCATTCGTTCAGACAAAAAGCTGGAAGCCAAGCACGAAGCGCAAGCTGACGCTGAATAA
- a CDS encoding chorismate mutase translates to MEPLEQQRHRINQMDEQLISLLEERLTVATEIATAKARQHQPIYDSRREAVVYEHIQKQAEQQQLVPYLTEIYAAIMQATKKLEEDEQEDQHA, encoded by the coding sequence ATGGAACCATTAGAACAACAACGACATCGGATTAACCAGATGGACGAGCAACTGATTTCGTTGCTGGAAGAACGATTAACCGTTGCCACTGAAATTGCGACCGCTAAAGCACGGCAGCACCAACCGATTTATGATTCACGGCGCGAAGCAGTGGTCTATGAACACATTCAGAAACAGGCGGAGCAGCAACAATTAGTTCCGTATTTAACTGAGATTTATGCCGCCATCATGCAAGCCACCAAAAAATTAGAAGAAGACGAACAGGAGGATCAACATGCTTAA
- a CDS encoding phosphoketolase, which yields MSVDYDSKEYLDRMKQYWNTANYLSVGQLFLRANPLLKEPLTADDVKVKPIGHWGTISSQNFIYTHLNRVINKYDLNMFYIEGSGHGGQVMVSNSYIDGSYSDIYPEITQDEKGMAKLFKQFSFPGGIASHAAPETPGSIHEGGELGYSLSHGVGAILDNPDVIAAVEIGDGESETGPLAGSWFSSNFINPVTDGAALPIINLNGFKIANPTIFNRTSDEDLQKYFEGLGWKPYFVETNEPHGTDVDEVNEKLAKAMDAAIEDIQAIQKNARENETAETATRPQWPMIIFRSPKGWTGPKENPEGLPIEGSFRAHQVPLSLSSDNMETADEFVKWMESYKPEESFNEDGSIKEELVELAPKGDKRMSVNPITNGGIDPQPLDLPDYKNYAVDVQTPGATEAMDMVVWSDWVRDTMKKNPNNFRAFGPDEAWSNRLWGVFETTNRQWERQIDEPYDEHMAHYGRIIDSQLSEHDDEGWLEGYVLTGRHGFFATYEAFGRVVDSMLTQHFKWLRKASEMKWRKQYPSLNFIDSSTVFQQDHNGYTHQDPGMITHLAEKKPAFIREYFPADANTLLATADVAFSDYEKINLITTSKHPRPQWFNIDEATDLVHNGLGKVEWASTDNGEKPDIVIASAGVEPTLEALAAISILHKSFPDLKIRFINVVDLLKLRSPKFDPRGLSDAEFNSYFTTDTPVLFAFHGFEDIIRTIFFDRDNHNVDVHGYRENGDITTPFDMRVLNQLDRFDLAKDVVENVPGLAEKHPEFIQKMNAMVDKHNRYIREVGTDLPEVTNWKWEPLNK from the coding sequence ATGTCAGTAGATTATGATTCAAAAGAATACCTTGACAGAATGAAGCAATACTGGAACACTGCCAACTACTTATCAGTTGGTCAATTGTTCTTACGTGCCAATCCTTTACTTAAGGAACCCTTAACTGCAGATGACGTTAAGGTTAAACCAATTGGACATTGGGGTACGATTTCATCACAAAACTTTATTTACACCCATTTAAACCGTGTAATTAACAAGTACGACCTCAACATGTTCTACATTGAAGGTTCTGGTCACGGTGGCCAAGTAATGGTTTCTAACTCATACATTGATGGAAGCTATTCTGACATTTATCCAGAAATCACCCAAGACGAAAAGGGTATGGCTAAGTTGTTCAAACAATTCTCCTTCCCAGGTGGAATTGCTTCTCACGCTGCCCCAGAAACACCAGGTTCAATCCACGAAGGTGGAGAATTAGGTTACTCACTTTCTCACGGGGTTGGTGCCATCTTGGATAACCCAGATGTAATCGCTGCCGTTGAAATCGGTGATGGTGAATCTGAAACTGGTCCTTTAGCTGGTTCATGGTTCTCAAGCAACTTCATTAACCCAGTTACTGATGGTGCTGCACTTCCAATTATCAACTTGAACGGTTTCAAGATTGCTAACCCAACGATCTTTAACCGGACTTCTGACGAAGACTTACAAAAATACTTTGAAGGTTTAGGTTGGAAGCCATACTTCGTTGAAACGAACGAACCTCACGGAACTGACGTTGACGAAGTTAACGAAAAATTAGCTAAAGCAATGGATGCTGCCATCGAAGACATTCAGGCCATTCAAAAGAACGCTCGTGAAAACGAAACTGCTGAAACAGCAACTCGTCCACAATGGCCAATGATTATCTTCCGTTCCCCTAAGGGTTGGACTGGTCCAAAGGAAAACCCAGAAGGCTTACCAATCGAGGGTTCCTTCCGTGCTCACCAAGTTCCATTGTCATTAAGCTCTGACAACATGGAAACTGCTGACGAATTTGTTAAATGGATGGAAAGCTACAAGCCAGAAGAATCATTTAACGAAGACGGTTCTATCAAGGAAGAATTGGTAGAATTAGCACCTAAGGGCGACAAGCGTATGTCAGTTAACCCAATTACTAACGGTGGAATTGACCCGCAACCATTAGACTTGCCTGATTACAAAAACTACGCTGTTGACGTTCAAACTCCAGGTGCTACTGAAGCAATGGACATGGTCGTTTGGTCTGACTGGGTTCGTGACACAATGAAGAAGAACCCGAACAACTTCCGGGCCTTTGGACCTGATGAAGCTTGGTCAAACCGGCTTTGGGGTGTCTTTGAAACCACTAACCGTCAATGGGAACGTCAAATTGACGAACCATACGACGAACACATGGCTCACTATGGTCGGATTATTGATTCTCAATTATCCGAACACGATGACGAAGGTTGGTTAGAAGGTTACGTCTTAACTGGTCGTCACGGTTTCTTTGCAACTTACGAAGCCTTTGGACGAGTAGTAGACTCTATGCTGACCCAACACTTCAAGTGGTTACGGAAAGCTTCAGAAATGAAGTGGAGAAAACAATACCCATCATTGAACTTCATTGATTCGTCAACTGTTTTCCAACAAGACCACAATGGTTACACTCACCAAGATCCAGGTATGATTACCCACTTGGCTGAAAAGAAACCAGCTTTCATCCGGGAATACTTCCCAGCTGATGCTAATACGTTATTAGCTACTGCTGATGTTGCTTTCTCAGATTACGAAAAGATCAACTTGATCACCACTTCAAAACACCCACGTCCACAATGGTTTAACATTGACGAAGCTACTGATTTAGTTCACAACGGACTTGGTAAGGTAGAATGGGCTTCAACTGACAACGGTGAAAAGCCTGACATCGTCATTGCTTCTGCCGGAGTTGAACCAACGCTGGAAGCATTAGCTGCTATTTCAATCTTGCACAAGAGCTTCCCAGACTTGAAGATTCGGTTTATCAACGTGGTTGACTTACTGAAGTTGCGGAGTCCTAAGTTTGACCCTCGTGGCTTGAGTGATGCTGAATTTAACAGCTACTTCACCACTGATACTCCAGTTCTGTTTGCCTTCCACGGTTTTGAAGACATTATCAGAACGATCTTCTTTGACCGTGACAACCACAACGTTGACGTGCACGGTTACCGTGAAAATGGTGATATCACTACTCCATTCGACATGCGGGTCTTGAACCAATTAGACCGGTTCGACCTTGCTAAAGATGTTGTGGAAAATGTGCCTGGCTTAGCTGAAAAGCACCCAGAATTCATCCAAAAGATGAATGCAATGGTAGACAAGCACAACCGTTACATCCGCGAAGTTGGTACTGATTTACCAGAAGTAACGAACTGGAAATGGGAACCATTAAACAAATAA
- a CDS encoding GntR family transcriptional regulator, with the protein MADLVYQKVMKKLKEQIRSGQFTNNRLPDERTLSETYQVSRSSIKRALSILAQQGVIFKKRGSGTFVNPLYLKNKSIFRYEGSNLGITNNLKTEGYEPSIRVLDFQVIPAPAEVKESLFLQDEEFVYEIKRLRLLNDQAIIIETSYIPIKIAPALTREIVAGSLFAYFAKELHHTGTKAVMSLKVEPSNANDQELLHLTATEPVGIMEGIFFLDNGTPFELSKMRVHYSYFSYNTFVDLPN; encoded by the coding sequence GTGGCTGATTTAGTGTATCAAAAAGTAATGAAAAAATTGAAAGAACAAATTCGGAGCGGCCAGTTTACGAATAATCGCTTGCCAGACGAGCGGACCCTCAGCGAAACGTATCAGGTTAGTCGCAGTTCGATTAAGCGCGCCCTCAGCATTTTGGCTCAGCAGGGGGTCATCTTTAAAAAACGGGGATCGGGAACGTTTGTGAACCCGTTGTACCTTAAGAACAAATCGATTTTTCGCTACGAAGGTTCGAACTTAGGAATTACCAACAACTTGAAAACGGAGGGGTACGAACCCAGCATTCGGGTGCTGGATTTTCAGGTGATTCCCGCGCCCGCTGAGGTCAAGGAAAGTCTGTTTTTACAGGACGAAGAGTTTGTCTACGAAATTAAACGACTCCGGCTGTTAAACGACCAAGCGATTATTATCGAAACGAGCTACATTCCGATTAAGATTGCACCGGCATTGACCAGAGAAATCGTGGCTGGGTCCTTGTTTGCTTACTTTGCCAAGGAATTGCACCATACCGGAACCAAGGCGGTGATGTCGTTAAAGGTTGAACCGAGCAACGCTAACGATCAAGAACTGTTGCACCTGACCGCGACCGAACCGGTGGGCATCATGGAAGGCATCTTTTTCCTGGATAACGGGACGCCGTTTGAACTGTCGAAGATGCGGGTTCACTACTCTTACTTTAGCTATAACACCTTCGTGGACCTGCCTAATTAG
- a CDS encoding aminoacyl-tRNA deacylase, producing the protein MAHKKNKIHKTLVEQILSQHKIPYQQVIFPTYKDGDVAQLDTNASDYPDHQIYKTLALTGKNTGPVVGVVPLDSRLSYKKMAQASGNKKVGMIPLKELEQTTTYEHGANTPIGIYEKKGYPIYFDKSARDQGDIVVSSGQIGRSVLVNAKQIADLVHGHFANLTE; encoded by the coding sequence ATGGCGCACAAGAAAAATAAAATTCACAAAACCCTAGTGGAACAAATTTTAAGTCAACACAAGATCCCCTACCAACAAGTTATCTTTCCCACTTACAAAGATGGGGACGTCGCCCAACTAGATACCAACGCATCCGATTATCCCGACCACCAAATCTACAAAACACTCGCGTTAACTGGTAAAAATACGGGACCCGTCGTCGGCGTGGTGCCGCTGGATTCTCGGTTAAGTTATAAAAAAATGGCGCAAGCTTCTGGCAATAAAAAAGTGGGAATGATTCCTCTCAAAGAGCTCGAACAGACCACTACTTACGAGCACGGTGCCAACACGCCCATCGGCATTTATGAAAAAAAAGGTTATCCCATTTACTTTGACAAGAGCGCCCGGGACCAAGGTGACATCGTGGTCTCCTCTGGTCAAATTGGTCGGTCCGTCCTCGTCAACGCGAAACAAATTGCGGACCTCGTCCACGGTCACTTTGCCAATCTTACCGAATGA